From Streptomyces sp. 6-11-2, one genomic window encodes:
- a CDS encoding YbjQ family protein, with amino-acid sequence MNIDEYGGGQEPQPDVLVVTTNDVPGHRVEKVIGEVFGLTVRSRHLGSQIGAGLKSMIGGELKGLTKTLVQTRNQAMERLVEQARARGANAVLAFRFDVTEAADVGTEVCAYGTAVVLARE; translated from the coding sequence ATGAACATCGATGAATACGGCGGCGGCCAGGAGCCCCAGCCGGACGTGCTGGTCGTGACGACGAACGACGTACCCGGCCACCGGGTGGAGAAGGTCATCGGCGAGGTCTTCGGGCTGACGGTCCGCTCCCGGCACCTGGGCAGCCAGATCGGAGCGGGTCTGAAATCGATGATCGGCGGTGAGCTCAAGGGGCTCACCAAGACACTGGTGCAGACCCGCAACCAGGCCATGGAGCGGCTCGTCGAGCAGGCACGCGCGCGGGGCGCCAACGCGGTGCTGGCCTTCCGCTTCGACGTGACCGAGGCGGCGGACGTCGGCACGGAGGTGTGCGCCTATGGCACGGCCGTGGTCCTGGCCCGGGAGTGA
- a CDS encoding MerR family transcriptional regulator — translation MSYSVGQVAGFAGVTVRTLHHYDDIGLLVPGERSHAGHRRYGDADLDRLQQILFYRELGFPLEEVAALLDDPEADPGAHLRRRHELLTARIEKLRKMAAAVEKAMEARRMGIDLTPEERFEVFGDHDPEQYADEVRQRWGDTEAYRQSQRRTASYTKEDWKRLTEEQDAIHRRMAALLDAGTPAGSEAAMDVAEEHRRFISGSYYDCGHEMHTCLAQMYVADPRFTATYEKIRPGLAAYLREAILANAERHTA, via the coding sequence GTGAGCTACTCCGTGGGACAGGTCGCCGGATTCGCCGGAGTGACGGTGCGCACCCTGCACCACTACGACGACATCGGCCTGCTCGTCCCGGGCGAGCGCAGCCACGCGGGCCACCGGCGCTACGGCGACGCGGATCTCGACCGGTTGCAGCAGATCCTGTTCTACCGGGAGCTCGGCTTCCCGCTCGAGGAGGTCGCGGCCCTGCTCGACGACCCGGAGGCGGACCCCGGCGCGCACCTGCGCCGACGGCACGAGCTGCTGACCGCCCGGATCGAGAAGCTGAGGAAGATGGCCGCGGCCGTGGAGAAGGCCATGGAGGCACGCAGGATGGGCATCGATCTCACGCCGGAGGAGCGGTTCGAGGTCTTCGGCGACCACGACCCCGAGCAGTACGCCGACGAGGTCCGGCAGCGCTGGGGCGACACCGAGGCCTACCGGCAGTCCCAGCGCCGTACCGCCTCGTACACCAAGGAGGACTGGAAGCGGCTCACCGAGGAGCAGGACGCGATCCACCGGCGCATGGCGGCGCTGCTCGACGCGGGCACGCCGGCCGGTTCCGAGGCCGCCATGGACGTGGCCGAGGAACACCGCCGGTTCATCTCCGGCAGCTATTACGACTGCGGGCACGAGATGCACACCTGCCTGGCGCAGATGTACGTCGCCGACCCGCGCTTCACCGCGACCTACGAGAAGATCCGGCCGGGCCTGGCCGCCTACCTGCGCGAGGCGATCCTCGCCAACGCCGAGCGCCACACCGCGTAG
- a CDS encoding ion channel protein: protein MAQDTAQQAPTAPATPARALLPLLLPALAVGVGSSLLFLLVSGLAEQLQGVLWESLPDALGIGRYSVVWTLVVLTATGVLVGLVVWRAPGHAGPEPATLGLTATAVAPGVLPGLLVAAMLMLAGGPSLGPENPIIMANVALAFALGRRLLPRLPGALWPALAEAATIGALFGTPVAAALVISEALAGRPMKGALWDSLFAPLAAGTAGAMTTALVSRPTFDLGLPPLGRPHGGDLLAALAIASAAALLGLLAVYAFPYVHRAFSRLGHPMLALPAGGLVLGLLAVLGGPLTLFKGLSEVAELTREPGAWTAGQFATMAVVKLAALLVAASCGFRGGRIFPSVFVGAAFGLTAHALVPAVPESLGVAAGVLGMLLAVTRQGWVSLFTAAVLVSSPTVLALLCAASLPAWLLVTGRPLMQLGKDGKAVR, encoded by the coding sequence GTGGCCCAGGACACCGCACAGCAGGCACCGACCGCCCCGGCGACCCCGGCCCGCGCTCTGCTGCCGCTGCTCCTGCCCGCACTGGCCGTCGGAGTCGGCTCCAGTCTGCTGTTCCTGCTGGTGAGCGGGCTGGCGGAGCAGTTACAGGGGGTTTTGTGGGAAAGCCTGCCCGATGCCCTGGGCATCGGGCGCTACTCGGTGGTGTGGACGCTGGTCGTGCTCACCGCGACCGGCGTCCTGGTGGGGCTCGTGGTGTGGAGGGCGCCGGGGCACGCGGGCCCGGAGCCGGCGACGCTGGGCCTGACGGCCACCGCGGTGGCGCCGGGCGTGCTGCCGGGGCTGCTGGTGGCCGCCATGCTGATGCTGGCCGGCGGGCCGAGCCTGGGCCCCGAGAACCCCATCATCATGGCGAACGTGGCGCTGGCGTTCGCGCTGGGCCGCCGGCTGCTGCCCCGGCTGCCGGGCGCGCTGTGGCCGGCGCTGGCGGAGGCGGCGACGATCGGCGCCCTGTTCGGCACCCCGGTGGCCGCCGCGCTCGTCATCTCCGAGGCACTGGCCGGGCGGCCGATGAAGGGGGCGCTGTGGGACAGCCTCTTCGCGCCGCTGGCCGCCGGGACCGCAGGCGCCATGACCACGGCGCTGGTCTCCCGCCCCACCTTCGACCTGGGCCTTCCTCCTCTCGGCCGGCCGCACGGGGGCGACCTCCTGGCCGCGCTGGCGATCGCCTCCGCGGCCGCGCTGCTCGGCCTGCTCGCCGTGTACGCCTTCCCGTACGTCCACCGCGCCTTCTCCCGGCTCGGGCACCCGATGCTGGCACTTCCCGCCGGTGGGCTCGTACTCGGCCTGCTGGCGGTGCTGGGCGGCCCCCTCACGCTCTTCAAGGGGCTGTCGGAGGTCGCGGAACTGACCCGCGAGCCCGGCGCCTGGACGGCGGGGCAGTTCGCGACCATGGCCGTGGTGAAGCTGGCCGCGCTGCTCGTCGCCGCGTCCTGCGGGTTCCGCGGCGGGCGGATCTTCCCGTCCGTGTTCGTCGGCGCCGCGTTCGGGCTGACCGCGCACGCCCTCGTGCCCGCGGTACCCGAGTCGCTCGGGGTGGCGGCGGGCGTGCTGGGCATGCTCCTGGCCGTCACCCGGCAGGGCTGGGTGAGCCTGTTCACGGCCGCGGTCCTCGTGTCCTCGCCGACCGTCCTCGCGCTGCTGTGCGCCGCCTCGCTGCCGGCCTGGCTGCTGGTGACCGGCAGGCCGCTGATGCAGCTCGGGAAGGACGGCAAGGCGGTCCGCTGA
- a CDS encoding glutamate decarboxylase: protein MPLHQGHEKPDERPLSVNPFYGEANPAVEMAEAPPKHQLADTPLPPSTASQLVHDELMLDGNSRLNLATFVTTWMEPQAGVLMNECRDKNMIDKDEYPRTAELERRCVAMLADLWNAPDPSAAVGCSTTGSSEACMLAGMALKRRWTQRNADRYPGRDARPNLVMGVNVQVCWEKFCNFWEVEARQVPMDGDRYHLDPRAAAELCDENTIGVVGILGSTFDGSYEPIADLCAALDALQERTGLDVPVHVDGASGGMIAPFLDKDLVWDFRLPRVASINTSGHKYGLVYPGVGWALWRDQEALPEELVFRVNYLGGDMPTFALNFSRPGAQVVAQYYSFLRLGREGYRLVQQSTRDVARHLAERIEALGDFRLLTRGDQLPVFAFTTAPEVRAFDVFDVSRRLRENGWLVPAYTFPPNRQDLSVLRVVCRNGFSADLAELFLEDLGRQLPELRRQPHPLIRDKNAATGFHH from the coding sequence ATGCCGCTGCACCAAGGACACGAGAAGCCCGACGAGCGCCCCCTGTCCGTCAACCCCTTCTACGGGGAGGCGAATCCGGCCGTCGAGATGGCCGAGGCGCCGCCCAAGCACCAGCTCGCCGACACGCCCCTGCCGCCTTCGACGGCGTCCCAGCTCGTGCACGACGAGCTGATGCTGGACGGCAACTCCCGGCTGAACCTGGCCACGTTCGTCACGACCTGGATGGAGCCGCAGGCCGGTGTCCTGATGAACGAGTGCCGCGACAAGAACATGATCGACAAGGACGAGTACCCGCGCACCGCCGAACTGGAGCGGCGCTGTGTGGCGATGCTCGCCGACCTGTGGAACGCGCCGGACCCCTCGGCCGCCGTGGGCTGTTCGACGACCGGGTCGAGCGAGGCGTGCATGCTCGCCGGGATGGCGCTCAAGCGGCGCTGGACGCAGCGCAACGCCGACCGCTATCCCGGCCGGGACGCGCGCCCGAACCTCGTCATGGGCGTCAACGTCCAGGTGTGCTGGGAGAAGTTCTGCAACTTCTGGGAGGTCGAGGCCCGCCAGGTCCCGATGGACGGCGACCGCTACCACCTCGACCCGCGGGCCGCCGCCGAGCTGTGCGACGAGAACACCATCGGGGTCGTCGGCATCCTGGGCTCCACCTTCGACGGCTCCTACGAGCCGATCGCCGACCTGTGCGCGGCCCTGGACGCCCTCCAGGAACGCACGGGGCTGGACGTCCCGGTGCACGTCGACGGCGCCTCGGGCGGCATGATCGCGCCCTTCCTCGACAAGGACCTGGTCTGGGACTTCCGGCTCCCGAGGGTGGCCTCGATCAACACCTCGGGGCACAAGTACGGGCTGGTGTACCCGGGCGTCGGCTGGGCACTGTGGCGGGACCAGGAGGCGCTGCCCGAGGAGCTGGTCTTCCGGGTCAACTACCTGGGCGGTGACATGCCGACCTTCGCGCTGAACTTCTCCCGGCCCGGCGCGCAGGTGGTCGCCCAGTACTACTCGTTCCTGCGGCTGGGCCGCGAGGGCTACCGGCTGGTGCAGCAGAGCACCCGGGACGTGGCCCGCCACCTCGCCGAACGGATCGAGGCGCTCGGCGACTTCCGGCTGCTGACCCGCGGCGACCAGTTGCCGGTGTTCGCCTTCACCACGGCGCCGGAGGTGCGGGCCTTCGACGTGTTCGACGTCTCCCGGCGGCTGCGCGAGAACGGCTGGCTGGTGCCCGCGTACACCTTCCCGCCGAACCGGCAGGACCTGTCCGTCCTGCGCGTGGTCTGCCGCAACGGGTTCTCGGCGGACCTCGCCGAGCTGTTCCTGGAGGACCTCGGGCGCCAGCTGCCCGAACTGCGCCGCCAGCCGCACCCGCTGATCCGGGACAAGAACGCGGCCACCGGCTTCCACCACTAG